One stretch of Acanthochromis polyacanthus isolate Apoly-LR-REF ecotype Palm Island chromosome 16, KAUST_Apoly_ChrSc, whole genome shotgun sequence DNA includes these proteins:
- the fam228a gene encoding protein FAM228A produces the protein MIHMKRSSCRGVIIVHTPLPVSLLQPQFQDVKVSSDCRKILSQTTSRTRSSRNRSASSRHERLSSASLRRLQVRIEAEKQQMTEIIQPLVDTENTFMKELQSFLELRDELELRRKELLHKSWTERVWFPLQRKVEQHLSSWGPTEAERRRSSFRNYLQQRQAELRAAALKDPFA, from the exons ATGATCCACATGAAGAGGAGCAGCTGCAGAGGCGTGATCATCGTCCACACGCCGTTACCCGTCAGCCTGCTGCAGCCACAG TTTCAGGACGTTAAAGTCTCCTCAGACTGCAGGAAGATTCTCTCTCAGACCACTTCCAGGaccagaagcagcagaaacagatcAGCTTCATCCAGACATGAGCGGCTCTCCAGCGCCTCCCTCAGGAGGCTGCAG GTGAGGATTGAGGCTGAAAAGCAGCAGATGACAGAAATAATTCAGCCGTTAGTCGACACAGAAAACACTTTTATGAAG gagctgcagagttttctGGAGCTCCGGGATGAACTGGAGCTCCGGAGGAAGGAGCTGCTGCATAAGAGCTGGACGGAGCGAGTCTGGTTTCCTCTGCAGAGGAAGGTGGAGCAGCATCTGTCCAGCTGGGGACCGACGGAGGCCGAGAGGCGCCGCAGTTCATTCAGGAACTACCTGCAGCAACGCCAAGCTGAG ctcagagcagcagctttaaaggatCCGTTTGCATGA